One genomic window of Pseudomonas aeruginosa includes the following:
- a CDS encoding malto-oligosyltrehalose synthase, protein MIEPRATLRLQFHAGFTLDDALPWLDYFADLGISHLYASPLFRARPGSSHGYDVVDPTRINPELGGEPALLRLIQGLRQRGMGLLMDIVPNHMGIGGGANPWWQDVLEWGRESPYASFFDIQWESHDAALRGQVLLPFLRSDYGEVLAAGEIGLSLDREAGRLLASHGEQRFPLWPGSYPELLEDSGEPRLSALAGGFRECRQDREALREMQRQLAAALAESAPRAALQRTLGELQERHEEARQRLHRLLEAQHYRLASWRTAADDINWRRFFDISELVGLRVERGEVFEAVHGKVFQLLEDGLLDGLRIDHVDGLADPRGYCRRLRRRSERIRAHRGGAPMLLYVEKILGGEERLPEDWLCDGTTGYDFMNQVSLLQHDPRGERPLRELWQRVSGRPEAFLDEVYQARQLVLAGSLAGDLENLAQGLLRVARADLASRDLTLGGIRRALFQLLARFPVYRTYAGACGRSVQDREVFRYAAEAAREDLDEADRAVLDHLERWLGGQPLRELPPGPLRRLRGELLARFQQLSSPTAAKAVEDTACYRSAALLSRNDVGFDPQRFAASAEEFHAACEARRLASPRALLATASHDHKRGEDARARLAALSELAPWFARNVEHWQSLATPLRRDLAEGPAPSPGDELILFQALLGSWPLDAPCDGAALDQAFLARMREWQCKALREAKLRTRWTAPDEDYERACADYLEQLLRAPLAQALRQSLGNAAARLMPAGALNGLAQCLLRLTCPGIPDLYQGREYWDFSLVDPDNRRPVDFARHAAALAAPTPFPELLEHWRDGRIKQTLIARVLGLRRMQPGLFRDGDYLPLEVSGEHAERVLAFARRSRHGCLLVVVPRLACALLGHATQPQVPAEAWGDTCLLLPPSLSECTYSGLFSTMPLPSDGHLSLSEVLADFPVNLLYRLAQEDTP, encoded by the coding sequence ATGATTGAGCCCCGCGCTACCCTGCGCCTGCAATTCCACGCCGGCTTCACCCTCGACGATGCCCTGCCCTGGCTGGACTATTTCGCCGACCTGGGCATCAGCCATCTCTACGCCTCGCCGCTGTTCCGCGCGCGGCCCGGCTCCAGCCACGGCTACGACGTGGTCGACCCGACCCGGATCAATCCGGAACTGGGCGGCGAGCCGGCGCTGCTGCGCCTGATCCAGGGGCTGCGGCAACGCGGCATGGGCCTGCTCATGGACATAGTGCCGAACCACATGGGCATCGGCGGCGGCGCCAATCCCTGGTGGCAGGACGTGCTCGAATGGGGGCGCGAGAGTCCCTACGCGAGTTTCTTCGACATCCAGTGGGAATCCCACGACGCCGCGTTGCGCGGCCAGGTGCTGCTGCCGTTCCTGCGCAGCGACTACGGCGAGGTCCTGGCTGCCGGGGAGATCGGCCTGAGCCTGGACCGCGAGGCCGGCCGCCTGCTGGCGAGCCACGGCGAGCAGCGCTTCCCCCTCTGGCCGGGCAGCTACCCGGAGCTGCTGGAAGACAGCGGCGAGCCGCGCCTGTCAGCCCTGGCCGGCGGTTTCCGCGAGTGCCGGCAGGACCGCGAGGCCTTGCGCGAGATGCAGCGTCAACTGGCGGCTGCGCTCGCCGAGAGCGCTCCGCGCGCAGCCCTCCAGCGCACGCTGGGCGAACTCCAGGAACGCCACGAGGAGGCTCGCCAACGCCTGCACCGCCTGCTCGAGGCGCAGCACTACCGCCTGGCCAGTTGGCGCACCGCGGCGGACGACATCAACTGGCGCCGTTTCTTCGACATCAGCGAACTGGTCGGCCTGCGGGTCGAGCGCGGCGAGGTGTTCGAGGCCGTGCACGGCAAGGTCTTCCAGTTGCTCGAGGACGGTCTGCTCGATGGCCTGCGCATCGATCACGTCGACGGCCTGGCCGATCCGCGCGGCTATTGCCGACGCCTGCGCCGCCGCAGCGAGCGGATCCGCGCCCATCGCGGCGGCGCGCCGATGCTGCTGTACGTTGAGAAGATCCTCGGTGGCGAGGAGCGCCTGCCCGAGGATTGGCTGTGCGACGGCACCACCGGCTACGACTTCATGAACCAGGTCAGCCTGTTGCAGCACGATCCGCGCGGCGAACGACCGTTGCGCGAACTCTGGCAGCGGGTCAGCGGACGCCCGGAGGCGTTTCTCGACGAGGTCTACCAGGCTCGCCAACTGGTCCTGGCGGGAAGCCTCGCCGGTGACCTGGAGAACCTCGCCCAGGGTCTTTTGCGGGTGGCGCGGGCCGACCTGGCCAGCCGCGACCTGACCCTGGGCGGTATCCGCCGCGCGCTGTTCCAGTTGCTCGCGCGCTTTCCGGTCTACCGTACCTACGCCGGGGCCTGCGGTCGCTCGGTGCAGGATCGCGAGGTGTTCCGCTATGCCGCAGAGGCGGCCCGCGAGGATCTCGACGAAGCCGACCGGGCGGTCCTCGACCATCTCGAACGCTGGCTCGGCGGGCAGCCGCTGCGCGAGCTGCCGCCCGGTCCGCTGCGGCGCCTGCGCGGCGAGTTGCTGGCGCGCTTCCAGCAGTTGAGTTCGCCGACCGCCGCCAAGGCCGTGGAGGATACCGCCTGCTATCGCTCGGCGGCCCTGCTCTCGCGCAACGACGTCGGCTTCGACCCGCAGCGCTTCGCCGCTTCCGCCGAGGAATTCCATGCCGCCTGCGAAGCCAGGCGCCTGGCCAGCCCGCGCGCCCTGCTGGCCACCGCCAGCCATGACCACAAGCGCGGCGAGGACGCCCGCGCCCGTCTTGCGGCGCTCAGTGAACTGGCGCCCTGGTTCGCGCGTAACGTCGAGCACTGGCAAAGCCTGGCCACGCCGTTGCGCCGCGACCTCGCCGAGGGGCCGGCGCCGAGTCCCGGCGACGAGCTGATCCTGTTCCAGGCCCTGCTCGGCAGTTGGCCGCTCGACGCGCCTTGCGACGGCGCCGCCCTGGACCAAGCGTTCCTCGCGCGGATGCGCGAATGGCAATGCAAGGCCTTGCGCGAAGCCAAGCTGCGCACGCGCTGGACCGCGCCCGACGAAGACTACGAGCGCGCCTGCGCCGACTATCTGGAACAGCTCCTGCGCGCGCCACTGGCCCAGGCCCTGCGCCAGTCGCTGGGCAACGCGGCGGCGCGACTGATGCCGGCCGGGGCCCTGAATGGCCTCGCCCAATGCCTGCTGCGCCTGACCTGCCCGGGTATCCCCGATCTCTACCAGGGGCGCGAGTACTGGGACTTCAGCCTGGTCGACCCGGACAACCGGAGGCCGGTGGACTTCGCCCGGCACGCCGCCGCCCTGGCCGCGCCGACGCCCTTCCCGGAACTGCTGGAGCACTGGCGCGACGGTCGCATCAAGCAGACCCTGATCGCCCGCGTGCTGGGGCTGCGGCGGATGCAGCCGGGCCTGTTCCGCGACGGCGACTACCTGCCCCTGGAGGTCAGCGGCGAGCATGCCGAGCGGGTCCTGGCCTTCGCCCGGCGCAGTCGTCACGGTTGCCTGCTGGTGGTGGTCCCGCGCCTGGCCTGCGCCCTGCTCGGCCACGCCACGCAGCCGCAGGTGCCGGCCGAGGCCTGGGGCGACACCTGCCTCCTGCTGCCGCCGAGTCTCTCCGAATGCACCTACAGCGGCCTGTTTTCCACCATGCCGCTGCCCAGCGACGGGCACCTGAGCCTGTCCGAAGTGCTCGCCGACTTTCCCGTCAACCTGCTTTACCGCCTCGCCCAGGAGGACACCCCATGA
- a CDS encoding DUF2934 domain-containing protein produces the protein MSADEKRIREFAYQIWESEGCPDGQAERHWAMARQLAEAEAAAAAPKKTRGRAKAAKETPALLQAPAAKPRKPRAASPARPASEKPAAAKPRSRRKPEAGE, from the coding sequence ATGAGCGCCGACGAAAAACGCATACGAGAGTTCGCCTACCAGATCTGGGAATCCGAGGGCTGCCCCGACGGCCAGGCCGAACGCCACTGGGCCATGGCCCGGCAACTGGCCGAAGCGGAAGCCGCCGCGGCGGCACCGAAGAAGACCCGCGGTCGGGCCAAGGCCGCCAAGGAAACCCCGGCCCTGCTGCAAGCGCCGGCCGCCAAGCCGCGCAAGCCGAGGGCCGCGTCCCCGGCGCGGCCCGCCAGCGAAAAACCGGCGGCGGCCAAGCCGCGCAGCCGCCGCAAGCCCGAAGCGGGCGAATGA
- the glgX gene encoding glycogen debranching protein GlgX, producing MSRKRSPAPSRISEGHPFPLGATWDGLGVNFALFSAHATKVELCLFDARGEKEIERIELPEYTDEIWHGYLPDAHPGQIYGYRVHGPYEPDAGHRFNPNKLLLDPYAKQLVGRLRWSEALFGYTIGSADADLSFDERDSAPFVPKSKVIDPAFTWAERPPVRVPWDRTVIYEAHLRGLSMRHPQVPEAVRGTFAGLMNADLLAHIRRLGVTSVELLPIHGFVDDKHLLENGMSNYWGYNSIAFFAPHPAYLASGQVNEFKEMVAHLHDAGLELILDVVYNHTAEGNELGPTLCMRGIDNASYYRLMPDQRRYYINDSGTGNTLDLSHPCVLQMVTDSLRYWATEMRVDGFRFDLATILGRHPDGFDERHGFLVACRQDPVLSKCKLIAEPWDCGPGGYQVGGFPPGWAEWNDRFRDCVRAYWRGDDGMLPELARRLTASGDLYDQRGRRPYASVNFVTAHDGFTLRDVVSYDHKHNEANGENNADGSDHNLSWNHGCEGPTDDPEIRALRLRQMRNLLSTLLLSQGTPMLVAGDEFSRTQQGNNNVYCQDNELGWIDWRLDDEGRSLLAFTQRLLALRQRYPILRRGRFLVGEYNEALGVKDVTWLAPGGEEMTEEHWHDEHARCLGVLLDGRAQPTGILRSGEDATLLLILNAYHDAVSFRLPEVAEGSGWTCLLDTQRPEDPLGERYPFASEFLVGGRSFLLFELQPPGAGAEG from the coding sequence ATGAGCAGAAAGCGTAGCCCCGCTCCTTCGCGGATCAGCGAAGGGCACCCCTTCCCCCTTGGCGCCACCTGGGACGGCCTCGGCGTCAATTTCGCGCTGTTCTCGGCCCACGCGACCAAGGTCGAGCTGTGCCTGTTCGACGCGCGCGGGGAAAAGGAGATCGAGCGCATCGAATTGCCCGAGTACACCGACGAGATCTGGCACGGCTACCTGCCCGACGCCCACCCGGGGCAGATCTACGGCTACCGGGTGCACGGTCCCTACGAGCCGGATGCCGGCCACCGCTTCAATCCCAACAAATTGCTCCTCGATCCCTACGCCAAGCAGTTGGTCGGCCGCCTGCGCTGGTCCGAGGCGCTGTTCGGCTACACCATCGGCTCGGCCGACGCCGACCTCAGCTTCGACGAGCGCGACAGCGCGCCCTTCGTGCCCAAGTCGAAGGTCATCGATCCGGCCTTCACCTGGGCCGAGCGCCCGCCGGTACGCGTCCCCTGGGACCGCACGGTGATCTACGAAGCCCACCTGCGCGGCCTCAGCATGCGCCATCCACAGGTCCCGGAGGCGGTTCGCGGGACCTTCGCCGGGCTGATGAACGCCGACCTGCTGGCGCACATCCGCCGGCTCGGGGTGACCAGCGTCGAGCTGCTGCCGATCCACGGCTTCGTCGACGACAAGCACCTGCTGGAAAACGGCATGAGCAACTACTGGGGCTACAACAGCATCGCCTTCTTCGCCCCGCACCCGGCCTACCTCGCCAGCGGCCAGGTCAACGAGTTCAAGGAGATGGTCGCGCACCTCCACGACGCCGGACTGGAGCTGATCCTCGACGTGGTCTACAACCACACCGCGGAAGGCAACGAGCTGGGTCCGACCCTGTGCATGCGCGGCATCGACAACGCCTCGTACTACCGCCTGATGCCCGACCAGCGCCGCTACTACATCAACGATTCCGGCACCGGCAACACCCTCGACCTCAGCCACCCCTGCGTGTTGCAGATGGTCACCGACTCGCTGCGCTACTGGGCCACGGAGATGCGCGTGGACGGCTTCCGCTTCGACCTGGCGACCATCCTCGGCCGCCATCCGGACGGTTTCGACGAGCGCCACGGCTTCCTCGTCGCCTGCCGCCAGGACCCGGTGCTGAGCAAGTGCAAGCTGATCGCCGAACCCTGGGATTGCGGCCCCGGCGGCTACCAGGTAGGCGGCTTCCCGCCCGGCTGGGCGGAATGGAACGACCGTTTCCGCGATTGCGTGCGCGCCTACTGGCGCGGCGACGACGGCATGCTGCCGGAACTGGCGCGACGCCTAACCGCCTCCGGCGATCTCTACGACCAGCGTGGACGGCGGCCCTACGCGTCGGTGAACTTCGTCACCGCCCACGACGGTTTCACCCTGCGCGACGTGGTTTCCTACGATCACAAGCACAACGAGGCCAACGGCGAGAACAACGCCGACGGCAGCGACCACAACCTGTCCTGGAACCACGGCTGCGAGGGCCCCACCGACGACCCGGAGATCCGCGCCCTGCGCCTGCGCCAGATGCGCAACCTGCTGTCCACCCTGCTGCTGTCCCAGGGCACCCCGATGCTGGTCGCCGGCGACGAGTTCAGCCGCACCCAGCAGGGCAACAACAATGTCTATTGCCAGGACAACGAACTGGGCTGGATCGACTGGCGGCTGGACGACGAGGGCCGTTCGCTGCTGGCCTTCACCCAGCGCCTGCTGGCCCTGCGCCAACGCTATCCGATCCTGCGCAGGGGGCGCTTCCTGGTCGGCGAGTACAACGAGGCGCTGGGTGTCAAGGACGTCACCTGGCTGGCGCCCGGCGGCGAGGAGATGACCGAGGAACACTGGCACGACGAGCACGCCCGCTGTCTCGGCGTGCTCCTCGATGGCCGCGCGCAACCCACCGGGATCCTGCGCAGCGGTGAGGATGCCACCCTGCTGCTGATCCTCAATGCCTACCACGACGCGGTGTCCTTCCGTCTTCCCGAGGTGGCCGAAGGCAGCGGCTGGACCTGCCTGCTGGATACCCAGCGGCCGGAGGACCCGCTCGGCGAACGCTACCCGTTCGCCAGCGAGTTCCTGGTCGGCGGCCGCAGTTTCCTGCTGTTCGAGCTACAACCGCCGGGCGCCGGAGCGGAAGGATGA
- a CDS encoding CBS domain-containing protein gives MKISDIMTRNVQVADPQQSIREAAATMARIDSGALLVGEGDRLVGMITDRDIAIRAVAGGLSGDTPLGRIMSGDIHYCFEDEDVQHVARNMADIQMRRLPVLNREKRLVGVVSLGNIASCRDQASSATVLQGVAQAHY, from the coding sequence ATGAAGATCAGCGACATCATGACCCGCAACGTCCAGGTCGCCGACCCGCAGCAGAGCATCCGCGAGGCGGCCGCCACCATGGCGAGGATCGACAGCGGCGCCCTGCTGGTCGGCGAAGGCGACCGCCTGGTCGGGATGATCACCGATCGCGACATCGCCATCCGCGCGGTGGCCGGCGGCCTGTCCGGGGATACCCCGCTGGGCCGCATCATGAGCGGCGACATCCACTATTGCTTCGAAGACGAAGACGTCCAGCACGTGGCCCGCAACATGGCCGACATCCAGATGCGCCGCCTGCCGGTGCTCAACCGCGAGAAGCGGCTGGTCGGCGTGGTTTCCCTGGGCAACATCGCCAGCTGCCGCGACCAGGCCTCCAGCGCCACCGTCCTGCAGGGCGTCGCCCAGGCCCACTACTGA
- a CDS encoding zinc-dependent alcohol dehydrogenase — MKAVVFHDIGDIRLEDVAEPRLQEPTDAIVRLTASAICGTDLHFVRGSVGGMRPGTILGHEGVGIVEALGDEVRNLQVGDRVVIPSTIACGNCVYCRAGYYAQCDVANPGGSQAGTAFFGGPRANGGFHGLQAEKARIPYANIGLIRLPSSISDDQAILLSDIFPTGYFGAELAGIAPGNTVAVFGCGPVGQFAIASALLLGAARVFAIDRHPDRLHMARQQGAEVIDFEREDPVQALRWLTAGIGVDRAIDAVGVDAEHSHGTATPAPRQEGTSWSPGNAPAQALEWAVQGLAKAGTLSIIGVYAEDSRQFPIGLAMNRNLTIRMGNCHHRKYIPLLLEHVLSGRIDPAKILTQVKPIGDAIEAFEAFDRRETGWIKVELVPQKRQVEGSEERLDERAVDELARRPTPESGARG; from the coding sequence ATGAAAGCCGTGGTATTCCATGACATCGGCGACATCCGCCTGGAAGACGTGGCGGAGCCGCGCCTGCAGGAGCCCACCGACGCCATCGTGCGGCTGACCGCCTCGGCGATCTGCGGCACCGACCTGCACTTCGTCCGTGGCAGCGTCGGCGGCATGCGTCCGGGAACCATCCTCGGCCATGAGGGCGTGGGCATCGTCGAGGCGCTCGGCGACGAAGTGCGCAACCTTCAGGTCGGCGACCGGGTGGTGATTCCCTCGACCATCGCCTGCGGCAATTGCGTGTATTGCCGAGCCGGCTACTACGCCCAGTGCGACGTCGCCAACCCCGGCGGCAGCCAGGCCGGCACCGCGTTCTTCGGCGGTCCCCGGGCCAACGGCGGCTTCCATGGGCTGCAAGCCGAGAAAGCGCGGATTCCCTATGCCAACATCGGCCTGATCCGCCTGCCCAGCAGCATCAGCGACGACCAGGCGATACTCCTGTCGGACATCTTCCCCACCGGTTACTTCGGCGCCGAACTGGCCGGTATCGCCCCCGGCAACACCGTCGCCGTGTTCGGCTGCGGTCCGGTGGGCCAGTTCGCCATCGCCAGCGCGTTGCTCCTCGGCGCCGCCAGGGTGTTCGCCATCGACCGCCACCCGGACCGCCTGCACATGGCCCGCCAGCAAGGCGCCGAAGTGATCGACTTCGAGCGCGAGGATCCGGTCCAGGCCCTGCGCTGGCTGACCGCCGGGATCGGCGTGGACCGCGCCATCGACGCCGTCGGCGTGGACGCCGAGCACAGCCATGGCACCGCCACCCCGGCGCCGCGCCAGGAGGGCACCAGCTGGAGTCCCGGCAACGCCCCCGCACAGGCCCTGGAGTGGGCGGTGCAGGGCCTGGCCAAGGCCGGCACCCTGTCGATCATCGGCGTCTACGCCGAAGACTCGCGGCAGTTTCCCATCGGCCTGGCGATGAACCGCAACCTGACCATCCGCATGGGCAACTGCCACCACCGCAAGTACATTCCGCTGCTGCTCGAACATGTGCTCAGCGGACGCATCGACCCGGCGAAGATCCTCACCCAGGTGAAGCCGATCGGCGACGCCATCGAGGCCTTCGAAGCCTTCGACCGCCGCGAGACCGGCTGGATCAAGGTCGAACTGGTGCCGCAGAAGCGCCAGGTCGAGGGCAGCGAGGAACGCCTCGACGAACGCGCGGTGGACGAACTGGCGCGCCGGCCGACGCCGGAAAGCGGCGCCCGGGGGTGA
- a CDS encoding endonuclease/exonuclease/phosphatase family protein, which translates to MILPRLQVLTVNTHKGFNPFNRRFILPELREAVRSVGADLVFLQEVLGSHSLHAARLPSWPPAPQYEYLADSMWPQFAYGRNAVYPEGHHGNAVLSKHPILAHRNLDVSVAGNEERGLLHAVIDIGRPLHAVCVHLGLREAQRQRQLQLLCELVAGLPEREPVVVAGDFNDWRQRADRLLAGCGLREVFVGAQGRPARSFPARWPVLPLDRIYLRNARGRQPRILSRRPWSHLSDHLPLAVEVEP; encoded by the coding sequence ATGATCCTGCCGCGCCTGCAGGTGCTGACGGTGAACACCCACAAGGGTTTCAACCCGTTCAATCGGCGCTTCATCCTGCCGGAGTTGCGCGAAGCGGTGCGCAGCGTCGGTGCCGACCTGGTGTTCCTCCAGGAGGTCCTCGGCTCCCATAGCCTGCACGCCGCGCGCCTGCCGTCCTGGCCGCCGGCGCCGCAATACGAGTATCTGGCCGACAGCATGTGGCCGCAGTTCGCCTACGGGCGCAACGCGGTGTATCCCGAAGGCCACCATGGCAATGCCGTGCTCTCCAAGCATCCGATCCTCGCCCACCGCAACCTCGACGTCTCGGTGGCGGGCAACGAGGAACGCGGCCTGTTGCATGCGGTGATCGACATCGGCCGTCCGCTGCACGCGGTCTGCGTGCACCTGGGATTGCGCGAGGCGCAGCGCCAGCGCCAGTTGCAACTGCTCTGCGAGCTGGTGGCGGGCCTGCCGGAGCGCGAGCCGGTGGTGGTCGCCGGCGACTTCAACGACTGGCGCCAGCGCGCCGACCGCCTGCTCGCCGGTTGCGGCCTGCGCGAAGTCTTCGTCGGCGCCCAGGGCCGGCCGGCGCGCAGCTTCCCGGCGCGCTGGCCGGTGCTGCCGCTGGACCGCATTTACCTGCGCAATGCCCGCGGGCGCCAGCCGCGCATCCTCTCGCGGCGGCCCTGGTCGCACCTGTCCGACCACCTGCCGCTGGCGGTGGAGGTGGAGCCATGA
- the clsB gene encoding cardiolipin synthase ClsB produces the protein MNFPWRDGNRVELLINGEEYFPRLFQCIAEARREILLETFIIFEDEVGRQLQEALSAAAERGVEVQVTVDGYGTASLSPDYLARLTASGVRVHLFDPRPRLLGMRTNLFRRLHRKLVVIDRRQAFVGGINYGEDHLVRRGNMAKQDYAVRVEGPVVRDIRQACLALLEPDADYPPLRPSGAGQPARVRLVIRDNDQSSDDIEREYLQAIRQARRRLLIANAYFFPGYRLLRELRDAARRGVRVDLVLQGMPDMPLVRLCSRLFYDYLLREGVRIHEYCQRPLHGKVAVIDDDWSTIGSSNLDPLSLSLNLEANLVIRDVAFNGQLYQHLRELARRHCRRISRRHARRGYWWRAPLIFLGFHFSRNFPAIAGWVPAHLPRLKSLEPRPSRRWQERQGQRGNP, from the coding sequence ATGAACTTCCCCTGGCGCGACGGCAACCGCGTAGAACTGCTGATCAACGGCGAAGAGTACTTTCCGCGCCTGTTCCAGTGCATCGCCGAGGCGCGCCGGGAGATCCTCCTGGAAACCTTCATCATCTTCGAGGACGAGGTCGGCCGGCAGTTGCAGGAAGCCCTCAGCGCCGCCGCCGAGCGCGGTGTCGAGGTGCAGGTCACGGTGGACGGCTACGGCACCGCCTCGCTCAGCCCGGACTACCTGGCCAGGCTGACCGCCTCCGGGGTCCGCGTGCACCTGTTCGACCCGCGCCCGCGCCTGCTCGGCATGCGCACCAACCTGTTTCGCCGGTTGCACCGCAAGCTGGTGGTGATCGATCGCCGGCAGGCCTTCGTCGGCGGCATCAATTACGGCGAGGACCACCTGGTACGTCGCGGCAACATGGCCAAGCAGGACTACGCGGTGCGCGTCGAGGGCCCGGTGGTGCGCGATATCCGCCAGGCCTGCCTGGCGCTGCTCGAACCGGACGCCGACTACCCGCCGTTGCGGCCGTCGGGCGCCGGGCAGCCGGCGCGGGTGCGCCTGGTGATCCGCGACAACGACCAGTCCAGCGACGACATCGAGCGCGAGTACCTGCAGGCGATCCGCCAGGCGCGGCGACGCCTGCTGATCGCCAACGCCTATTTCTTCCCCGGCTACCGCCTGCTTCGCGAGCTGCGCGATGCGGCGCGCCGCGGCGTGCGCGTCGACCTGGTACTACAGGGCATGCCGGACATGCCGCTGGTGCGCCTGTGCAGCCGGCTGTTCTACGACTACCTGCTGCGCGAGGGCGTGCGTATCCACGAATACTGCCAGCGTCCGCTGCACGGCAAGGTCGCGGTGATCGACGACGACTGGTCGACCATCGGTTCGAGCAATCTCGATCCCCTCAGCCTGTCGCTGAACCTGGAGGCCAACCTGGTGATCCGCGACGTCGCCTTCAACGGCCAGCTCTACCAGCACCTGCGCGAGCTGGCGCGCCGCCACTGCCGGCGCATCAGCCGCCGCCACGCGAGGCGCGGCTACTGGTGGCGAGCGCCGCTGATTTTCCTCGGCTTCCACTTTTCCAGGAACTTTCCGGCTATCGCCGGTTGGGTACCCGCCCATCTGCCACGCCTGAAATCGCTGGAGCCGCGTCCGTCGCGGCGCTGGCAGGAACGCCAGGGCCAGCGGGGCAACCCATGA
- a CDS encoding lysylphosphatidylglycerol synthase domain-containing protein, whose amino-acid sequence MNGSGHEATSTPPRRSHWRWLRRLLTLAFFVLVPVLLFLLVKNLDWQEVRHALGEYRPATLFLGLLLAAAGYTVFSSFDLLSRYYIGHSLPKRRVFTVAFVCNAFNLNLSSWVGAVALRYRLYSRLGLDIADITRILTFSLVTNWFGYLLLAGILFSCGLPALPPGWKLGSDGLRLIGALLLALAAGYLLACRFARRRAWGWREHRLTLPSWRLAALQGLLGASNWSLMALLLYSLLPHSVDYPSVLAILLISSIAGVITHIPAGLGVLEAVFIALLQGRLSQGVLLAALIGYRVLYFLLPLALACVVYLLLERRAIRLRRKQRRLHQGQA is encoded by the coding sequence ATGAACGGCAGCGGTCACGAAGCCACCTCGACGCCGCCGCGCCGCTCTCACTGGCGCTGGCTGCGCAGGCTGCTGACCCTGGCGTTCTTCGTGCTGGTCCCGGTGCTGCTGTTCCTGCTGGTGAAGAATCTCGACTGGCAGGAAGTCCGCCACGCCCTCGGCGAGTATCGCCCCGCGACCCTGTTCCTCGGACTGCTGCTGGCGGCCGCCGGCTATACGGTGTTCAGCAGCTTCGACCTGCTCAGCCGCTACTACATCGGCCACTCGCTGCCCAAGCGGCGGGTCTTCACCGTGGCGTTCGTGTGCAATGCGTTCAACCTCAACCTGAGTTCCTGGGTCGGCGCCGTGGCGCTGCGCTATCGCCTGTACAGTCGGCTCGGCCTGGACATCGCCGATATCACCCGGATCCTCACCTTCAGCCTGGTGACCAACTGGTTCGGCTACCTGCTGCTCGCCGGCATCCTGTTCAGCTGCGGCCTGCCGGCCTTGCCGCCGGGCTGGAAGCTCGGCAGCGACGGCCTGCGCCTGATCGGCGCCCTGCTCCTAGCGCTGGCCGCAGGCTACCTGCTGGCCTGCCGTTTCGCCCGACGCCGCGCCTGGGGCTGGCGCGAGCATCGGCTGACCCTGCCGTCCTGGCGGCTGGCGGCCCTGCAAGGCCTGCTCGGAGCGAGCAACTGGTCGCTGATGGCGCTCCTGCTGTACAGCCTGCTGCCGCACAGCGTGGATTACCCGAGCGTCCTGGCGATCCTCCTGATCAGCAGCATCGCCGGGGTCATCACCCATATCCCGGCCGGGCTCGGGGTGCTCGAAGCGGTGTTCATCGCCCTGCTCCAGGGGCGCCTGTCCCAGGGCGTGCTGCTGGCCGCGTTGATCGGCTACCGGGTGCTGTATTTCCTCCTACCCCTGGCGCTGGCCTGCGTGGTCTACCTGCTGTTGGAGCGCCGGGCGATCCGCCTGCGCCGCAAACAGCGCCGCCTGCACCAGGGCCAGGCCTGA